From a single Kitasatospora azatica KCTC 9699 genomic region:
- a CDS encoding sugar phosphate isomerase/epimerase family protein — MTNSVGIHALVWVGDWSGDAPKRAMAGARDCGYDRIEIPLLGSWQIDTGRTRALLDECQLAMTANQFLTEATDISSADPAAVAAGEQLLHRAVETVAALGGDYICGTLYSRLGRYDRQPTERGRRSSAEVLRGVADRAADAGIRIGLELCNRYETNLLNTAEQALEMLELIDRPNAVVHLDTFHMNLEETDMVTPVLACGERLGYVHIGESHRGYLGTGTVDFDGFFGALARIGYTGPITFESFSSAVLAPELTGALCIWRDRWQDSADLARHARQFIAQQLTR; from the coding sequence ATGACCAACTCCGTTGGCATCCACGCGCTGGTCTGGGTCGGCGACTGGAGCGGCGACGCACCCAAGCGGGCGATGGCCGGTGCCAGGGACTGCGGCTACGACCGGATCGAGATCCCGCTGCTCGGCTCCTGGCAGATCGACACCGGGCGGACCAGAGCACTGCTGGACGAGTGCCAACTCGCCATGACAGCGAATCAGTTCCTCACCGAGGCGACCGACATCAGCAGCGCGGACCCCGCCGCGGTGGCCGCCGGTGAGCAGCTGCTGCACCGCGCGGTGGAGACCGTGGCCGCCCTCGGTGGCGACTACATCTGCGGCACCCTCTACAGCAGGCTCGGGCGCTACGACCGGCAGCCGACCGAGCGCGGGCGTCGCAGCAGCGCCGAGGTGCTGCGCGGGGTGGCCGACCGGGCGGCCGACGCCGGGATCAGGATCGGGCTCGAACTTTGCAACCGGTACGAGACCAACCTGCTCAACACGGCCGAACAGGCCCTGGAGATGCTGGAGTTGATCGACCGGCCGAACGCCGTGGTGCACCTGGACACCTTCCACATGAACCTGGAGGAGACCGACATGGTCACGCCGGTGCTCGCCTGCGGTGAGCGGCTGGGCTACGTCCACATCGGCGAGAGCCACCGCGGCTACCTCGGTACCGGGACCGTCGACTTCGACGGCTTCTTCGGGGCGCTGGCCCGGATCGGCTACACCGGGCCGATCACCTTCGAATCCTTCTCCTCCGCGGTCCTGGCCCCCGAACTCACCGGTGCGCTGTGCATCTGGCGGGACCGGTGGCAGGACTCGGCCGATCTCGCCCGGCACGCCCGGCAGTTCATCGCGCAGCAGCTGACCCGTTGA
- a CDS encoding universal stress protein yields MSNLRPVQVAVDGSPGGWTALAWGARVAEGGGAPLEVLYAVPRDLLAAVTGAGQPAPTEDQVTEEALARVAKMTPDLAVTARLLRGSPQNVLPAESRAAALLVLGSRGVTGLRGWWVGSVSRAVAEHALCPVVVCKTVEDIDEVEGSPMPEGDVVVVVDPGVPALGVVDLAYRAALMTASAVRVIAEPADAADLQELLERQQARFPEIPVKVRAAAGAPEAELVEASKQAGLVVVGRPTEPSLLGNTRMGVAAHVLEKAQCPVAVVPVGRH; encoded by the coding sequence ATGTCCAATCTTCGCCCGGTTCAGGTCGCGGTGGACGGGTCGCCCGGTGGCTGGACGGCCTTGGCCTGGGGGGCCCGGGTGGCCGAGGGCGGTGGCGCGCCGCTGGAGGTGCTGTACGCCGTGCCGCGGGACCTGCTGGCCGCGGTCACCGGTGCCGGGCAGCCCGCGCCGACGGAGGATCAGGTGACCGAGGAGGCGCTGGCCCGGGTGGCCAAGATGACCCCGGATCTGGCGGTGACGGCGAGGCTGCTGCGCGGCTCTCCGCAGAACGTGCTGCCGGCCGAGTCCCGAGCGGCCGCGCTGCTGGTGCTGGGGAGTCGTGGGGTGACGGGGCTGCGCGGCTGGTGGGTCGGCTCGGTGAGCCGCGCGGTCGCCGAGCACGCGCTCTGCCCGGTGGTGGTCTGCAAGACGGTGGAGGACATCGACGAGGTGGAGGGCTCCCCGATGCCCGAGGGCGATGTGGTGGTGGTCGTGGACCCGGGCGTGCCAGCCCTGGGTGTGGTGGACCTGGCGTACCGGGCCGCGCTGATGACCGCGAGCGCGGTGCGGGTGATCGCCGAGCCGGCCGACGCGGCCGACCTGCAGGAGCTGTTGGAGCGTCAGCAGGCCCGGTTCCCTGAGATCCCGGTGAAGGTGCGGGCGGCGGCCGGCGCACCGGAGGCCGAGTTGGTCGAGGCCTCCAAGCAGGCCGGACTGGTGGTGGTCGGGCGGCCGACCGAACCGAGCCTGCTCGGCAACACCCGGATGGGCGTCGCGGCACACGTGTTGGAGAAGGCCCAGTGCCCGGTGGCCGTGGTTCCGGTTGGACGACACTGA
- a CDS encoding NHL repeat-containing protein: MRHHYLLPRPLAALAVTGATALGTLGAAAPATAREPFVGPLNTVATIASTVPANGDVNPYGTVVVPSDEGLLHRNSILVSNFNNAANQQGTGTTLVQIAPDGSVSQFAQIDPNHLPGECPGGVGLTTALTVLPGGWVVVGSLPTTDGTAATAQAGCLLVLDKHGTVRETLTGNGINGPWDMTSVSHHGTSELFVTNVLNDTVAGGGSVVPEGTVLRLTLKDRGDEPPCLERSTVIGSGFDQRTDPAALVVGPTGVGLGHDGTLYVADTVNSRITAIPDALRRHDSAGTGELVTEGGSLNAPLGLAVAPRGEILTVNGGDGNLVETTPRGEQVAVRQLDSSGTPPNVGAGALFGLAVDHDHDAVYFVDDATNQLDVLRKP; encoded by the coding sequence ATGAGACATCACTACCTGTTACCTCGCCCGCTCGCCGCCCTTGCGGTGACCGGGGCCACCGCACTCGGCACACTCGGCGCGGCCGCGCCCGCCACCGCCCGCGAGCCGTTCGTCGGCCCGCTGAACACCGTCGCCACGATCGCCTCCACCGTGCCCGCCAATGGTGACGTGAACCCGTACGGCACCGTGGTCGTCCCGAGCGACGAGGGCCTACTGCACCGCAACAGCATCCTGGTCAGCAACTTCAACAACGCTGCCAACCAGCAGGGCACCGGCACCACCCTGGTCCAGATCGCCCCGGACGGATCGGTGAGCCAGTTCGCCCAGATCGACCCGAACCACCTGCCCGGCGAGTGCCCCGGCGGGGTCGGGCTGACCACCGCACTGACCGTGCTGCCGGGCGGCTGGGTGGTGGTCGGCAGCCTGCCCACCACGGACGGGACGGCGGCCACCGCGCAGGCCGGATGCCTGCTGGTGCTCGACAAGCACGGCACGGTGCGCGAGACCCTCACCGGCAACGGCATCAACGGGCCCTGGGACATGACCTCGGTCAGCCATCACGGAACCAGTGAGCTGTTCGTCACCAACGTGCTCAACGACACGGTGGCCGGCGGCGGTTCGGTGGTGCCGGAGGGGACGGTGCTGCGGCTCACCCTCAAGGACCGCGGTGACGAGCCGCCCTGCCTGGAGCGCAGTACGGTGATCGGCAGCGGCTTCGACCAGCGGACCGACCCGGCCGCGCTGGTGGTCGGCCCGACCGGGGTGGGCCTCGGTCACGACGGAACGCTCTATGTGGCGGACACCGTGAACAGCCGGATCACCGCGATCCCGGACGCGCTGCGCCGCCACGACAGCGCCGGAACCGGCGAGTTGGTCACCGAGGGCGGCAGCCTCAACGCTCCGCTGGGACTGGCCGTGGCCCCTCGGGGCGAGATCCTCACCGTGAACGGGGGCGACGGCAACCTGGTGGAGACCACTCCGCGCGGTGAGCAGGTGGCGGTCCGCCAGCTGGACTCCAGCGGGACGCCGCCGAACGTCGGAGCCGGCGCGCTCTTCGGCCTCGCGGTGGACCACGACCACGACGCGGTCTACTTCGTCGACGACGCGACCAACCAGCTGGACGTGCTGCGCAAGCCGTGA
- a CDS encoding MFS transporter, whose translation MLPFGAGVGLAFGVMDNAAVSTVAVEHAGAAAGIFDTMRITGESVAVAGAAAWLTSLTAGQLRDSGLDAASATQLAGQAVQGQARGTDHPALATAFTGAFHTLGLALALLSTLGAILTYLALAPDRTGPGAHRPLPAAS comes from the coding sequence TTGCTCCCGTTCGGTGCCGGGGTGGGGCTGGCCTTCGGGGTGATGGACAACGCGGCCGTCAGCACCGTCGCGGTCGAGCATGCCGGCGCCGCGGCCGGCATCTTCGACACGATGCGGATCACCGGCGAGTCCGTCGCGGTCGCCGGCGCGGCGGCCTGGCTCACCTCGCTCACCGCCGGGCAGCTGCGCGACAGCGGCCTCGATGCCGCCTCCGCCACCCAACTCGCCGGGCAGGCCGTCCAGGGGCAGGCCCGCGGCACCGATCACCCGGCGCTGGCCACCGCCTTCACCGGCGCATTCCACACCCTCGGCCTCGCCCTCGCACTGCTCTCGACTCTGGGCGCGATCCTCACCTACCTCGCGCTGGCACCCGACCGGACGGGCCCCGGGGCGCACCGACCGCTCCCGGCCGCGTCATGA
- a CDS encoding PPC domain-containing DNA-binding protein, with protein sequence MHTTVKSEGPQRAYELVFETGEEIIGGLRAFAIAERLAPSEFNAIGGVHQADLGFYNLTDGTFNPVPFHRDQCEVLSLIGDITPEADKPGGYNVHGHVVLGSPDGQANGGHLLHAITRPILFVTIEELEHAKPAHH encoded by the coding sequence GTGCACACCACCGTCAAGAGCGAGGGCCCGCAGCGCGCCTACGAGCTGGTCTTCGAGACCGGCGAGGAGATCATCGGCGGGCTGCGTGCCTTCGCGATCGCCGAGCGGCTGGCCCCCTCCGAGTTCAACGCGATCGGCGGCGTCCACCAGGCCGATCTCGGCTTCTACAACCTGACCGACGGCACCTTCAACCCGGTGCCGTTCCACCGCGACCAGTGCGAGGTGCTCTCGCTGATCGGGGACATCACGCCGGAGGCCGACAAGCCGGGCGGCTACAACGTGCACGGCCATGTGGTGCTGGGCTCGCCGGACGGGCAGGCGAACGGCGGACATCTGCTGCACGCCATCACCCGGCCGATCCTGTTCGTCACCATCGAGGAGCTGGAGCACGCCAAGCCGGCGCACCATTGA
- the iolE gene encoding myo-inosose-2 dehydratase: protein MFTRDQVLLGITPTGWTNDDLPSLGAEIPYEQILSEIALAGFDGCSIGHSFPRDPAVLGAALELRGLRISEPWVSTYFTVREMREATVAEFRRQLELLRSLGGTDLVVAELGGSVHQQPVDLRANRPVLDDRGWKELVDGLHELGEIASGNGMRLCYHHHMGTVVQSPAEVDRLMAATDPELVHLLLDTGHFSWAGGDPAAAVRAHGPRIAHVHLKDLRPQVLAAADRSSFLQAVLDGVFTVPGDGMVDFPEVLAELAQAGYRGWLTVEAEQDPAKAHPLTYALKARAYLREVIGV from the coding sequence ATGTTCACCCGAGACCAGGTGCTGCTCGGCATCACGCCGACCGGCTGGACCAACGACGACCTGCCGAGCCTCGGCGCCGAAATCCCCTACGAACAGATCCTCAGCGAGATCGCGCTGGCGGGATTCGACGGCTGCAGCATCGGCCACAGCTTCCCGCGCGACCCGGCCGTGCTGGGCGCGGCCCTCGAACTGCGCGGGCTGCGGATCTCCGAGCCCTGGGTCAGCACCTACTTCACCGTTCGCGAGATGCGCGAGGCCACCGTGGCCGAGTTCCGCCGGCAACTCGAGCTGCTGCGCTCGCTCGGCGGCACCGACCTGGTGGTCGCCGAACTCGGCGGCTCGGTGCACCAGCAGCCGGTCGACCTGCGCGCCAACCGGCCGGTCCTCGACGACCGTGGCTGGAAGGAACTGGTGGACGGGCTCCACGAGTTGGGCGAGATCGCGAGCGGGAACGGGATGCGGCTCTGCTACCACCACCACATGGGCACGGTGGTCCAGAGCCCGGCCGAGGTGGACCGGCTGATGGCCGCCACCGACCCCGAACTGGTCCACCTGCTGCTCGACACAGGCCACTTCAGCTGGGCCGGCGGCGACCCGGCGGCCGCCGTCCGCGCGCACGGCCCGCGAATCGCCCACGTGCACCTCAAGGACCTGCGCCCGCAGGTACTGGCCGCCGCCGACCGGTCCAGCTTCCTGCAGGCCGTACTGGACGGGGTGTTCACCGTCCCCGGCGACGGCATGGTCGACTTCCCGGAGGTGCTGGCGGAGCTGGCGCAGGCCGGCTACCGGGGGTGGCTGACCGTCGAGGCGGAGCAGGACCCGGCCAAGGCCCACCCGTTGACGTACGCGCTCAAGGCGCGGGCCTACCTGCGCGAGGTGATCGGGGTATGA
- a CDS encoding helix-turn-helix transcriptional regulator — protein MPETRTIASSLGGYLRTRRALVSPADVGLPPTGRRRVPGLRREEVAELVGLSTDYYVRLEQGRADRPSAEVLDALARALQLSAAERAHLYDLARPRRGAASRTEAAVRPALRQVVQAIPSTPALIMNDRNDVLAWNPLAAALIADFPQLRPHERNMARRIFLDPDARQVHPDWDEAARSTVGMLRMAAGRRPNDPALVRLIGELSLGSPAFRTLWATHYVHEKTHGPKRFRHPVVGEVALRYETFQAPGTAHQLLVVYTAAPGSPAEEALTFLGMLTRA, from the coding sequence ATGCCCGAGACGAGAACGATCGCCAGCAGCCTCGGCGGCTACCTCCGCACCCGGCGGGCCCTGGTCTCGCCCGCCGACGTCGGCCTCCCCCCGACGGGCCGCCGCCGAGTGCCCGGGCTGCGCCGCGAGGAGGTCGCCGAGCTGGTCGGGCTGAGCACCGACTACTACGTGCGACTCGAGCAGGGACGCGCCGACCGCCCCTCCGCCGAGGTCCTGGACGCGCTGGCCAGGGCGCTGCAGCTGAGCGCCGCCGAACGCGCACACCTGTACGACCTGGCCCGGCCGCGCCGCGGTGCCGCGAGCCGCACCGAGGCGGCCGTGCGTCCGGCGCTGCGACAGGTGGTGCAGGCCATCCCCAGCACGCCGGCGCTGATCATGAACGACCGCAACGACGTGCTGGCCTGGAACCCGCTGGCCGCCGCGCTGATCGCCGACTTCCCCCAACTGCGGCCACACGAGCGCAACATGGCCCGCCGGATCTTCCTGGACCCGGACGCCAGGCAGGTCCATCCCGACTGGGACGAAGCCGCCCGCAGTACGGTCGGCATGCTGCGAATGGCAGCCGGACGGCGACCGAACGACCCGGCGCTGGTCCGCCTGATTGGCGAACTCTCCCTCGGCAGCCCGGCCTTCCGCACCCTGTGGGCCACCCACTACGTGCACGAGAAGACCCACGGCCCCAAGCGCTTCCGCCACCCCGTGGTCGGAGAAGTCGCCCTCCGCTACGAGACCTTCCAGGCCCCCGGAACCGCGCACCAGTTGCTGGTGGTCTACACGGCCGCACCGGGAAGCCCCGCCGAGGAGGCGCTCACCTTCCTCGGCATGCTCACGCGAGCCTGA